A region of the Vigna unguiculata cultivar IT97K-499-35 chromosome 9, ASM411807v1, whole genome shotgun sequence genome:
GGTGCCAAGTTTACAACAATGTTTCATGAGTtcctttgtatttttgtttgctTCAAAGGGGAGGCGTTACCTCATTCCAAGGTCAGGGGCGTGCCTCAAGCCTTTGTAAAAGTTTTATGTTAGGAGTCCTACATTGAGTAGGATGAGCTATGAACTTCAGTCTTGAGGTTTTCCATCTAATGGACTTGTCTTTTGAGTTGAGTGACTCTTATGCTTATGTCTTAACAATTTATTCTCTTGTTGAGAGTTGGGTTAGGAAAGGGTTATTTATCGGCTGAATTAAGGAGCAAATAGAAACAGATAATTGAGTGAAActgtcaaagaaaaaaaagatataattgGGTCAATATTGGTTGAGTGATGTTGTGGATGTCCTCCCTCCAAAAGGAGTAACAATGCCACGAGTTCTACATTAGTAAAATGAACTGCttaatattgttaagaaagGATTATTTATAGACtgaattaagttaaaaatagaaACTGATAGATGAGTGAAACTGAcagaaaaagaagagctaccATCGGTTCGATATTCGATTTGGGTAGAGTTGATGTCTTCGCAACAACGTAGAGCTCCGCATCGAGTAAAATGAAATACTTAACATTGTTCCGTAGAAATTGCACCGAAGACGTTTTTTTGGGGCAATGACTTAACATTGTCTTGGCTGTTTTATTCTACTCGGGTCATGTCTTGGTTTCTCTGAATAGCTTTACCATGACTTTTCTGCAGCACACGGACTAACTTTTGTTTGCATGTATCTTTAGCATAAACACAGTTTATTACATGGCACCTTTTGCAACCATGATCTTGGCGCTTCCTGCCCTGTTACTTGAAGGCAATGGAATCCTCGAATGGTTTGGTACCCATCCATATCCTTGGTCGGCTCTCATCATTATTTTTAGCTCCGGGGTGTTGGCTTTCTGTCTTAACTTCTCCATTTTTTACGTGATTCACTCCACCACTGCTGTAACATTTAATGTTGCCGGAAATCTTAAGGTGAGATTTGTTATGTATATCATCATTCCTGCACGAGATGCGTTTCTCTCCTTTTGGACTTTGTTTCATTCTAGCTTAACATTTACTCCCTAGTTtggatttattaaattaattttcattctttGACTTTGCTTGTAAGTCATTAATGTGCTCGTGTTAAAGGATAACTAATGTCGGTGGATCTGAAGTACATGTTAAATCTCACTTCGTCTATAACTCTGTTTCATTTTATTGGAGCATTTTAGTCTTACgaattatttgacatttttgaaattaatgaGAATCGTGTTTTTTGTGCAGGTTGCAGTGGCTGTCCTTGTTTCTTGGCTGATATTTAGGAACccaatttcatatttaaattgtgTTGGATGTGCCGTGACTCTTGTGGGCTGTACATTCTACGGTTATGTGAGGCACATGCTCTCCCAACAGCCAGCAGTCCCTGGAACTCCTCGGACCCCCAGGACTCCCAGGACCCCCCGTAGTAAGATGGAGTTGCTTCCTCTTGTAAATGATAAATTAGAAGATAAGGTCTAGTTTGTTTAGCTACGCATGAAACTCGTGTTTCAGCCTTTTTAGAAGGCAGTAATAGCAATAGGTACAAATGACTTCTCGTTATTTATTGTTAGATTACCCAAAATTCTTAAATACAACTTTCTTTCGTTTTTCTTCTACTATCCTACCTCTCTTCCATCTTTCTCAATTCTCTGTTTTTCCCTTCTCCACACCACCTAGGGCTCAGTTTGTTTTGTCTCCAATACCCTTTTCTATATTTTTCCCGTTTGATGCTATATGCACTGTAAAATCACGGCCCATTAGTAGTGaacttattgttatttttgaaaGTGAATACGTATTCATTCATATAATAGCAATGTTTACGATCTACGTTTATTGACAAAAAAGAAATGCCTGTTTCTTTTAGTGAATCGCGAAGACCGGATAAACTGCATGTGATTTACAATACAGATAACGTAAACGATAAATTGAAATGTGCTACTTTTTATAATACTACtatttcattatataaatttaaatttatgaaaataattaaaatttaatgtaaacattttattttttaaaatcgaATAATAgtacttaaataatttataataggTATGGTACACTTCTCAATGAATGGTACTGCAAAAATTAGTGGGTCTCTGACGATGACTTTTTTTTACCAGCTCTAAACACTGAAGAACACAGTAACAAAACATACTGTTCACAAGCATGGAcaattagattatttttattaaaagtcaGAATTCTTGGTCACTCGACATTTTAGTACACGATATAGTTAGAAGTAGTTACAGGGTGCACGATATAGATTATAGATGACGATGCAGATACAAAGGTTGCTTTAGCCACTTACCCCTGTTATCCCTTCTAGGATCTGAACTAGCGGTATCTAAATTTTCAATCTAAGCCAAAAGCCAGAAGTTCTTCTGCCACCTAGTGCTAATGAAGTATCCATTTGTTCCCTGGCTTCTCTTCCTCACCCCAATTGTCAAGCACTCTGCTTTATTGATGCAATGCTTCACAAACTCCTCCGTATAACTGCTTCCGCTGCTTCCACAGATACTGCAGAAATAATTCTTAACTCAAAAACTGCATACACCGAATCGCTTAAAAACTCGAACTGAGTagcaagaaatttaaaatttggcCTCAAAGGTTCTTTATTGCAGTTGTGTGGATGATAGAATAGAACTCACCAACTTAAAAGAGAAGATGATTTCTTTTGGCCCAGTACCAGGACAGAGACCTCCAACTTCTTTACTTGGCTCATTACTGTGGCCAGTTTTGGTCCTTGGATAACGAGCGCTTCCACTTCAACCTATGTCAGACCATAACCTCATCAGTAACTCTTTATTCAATAAGGGTGGGAACAACATAGGAAGAACTGTCAAAAGAAAAGCTGAAACATCTGAAAACTTCTCATGATTTCTCTCTGAAAAGTGAAAAGGGGGCAATACAAGAAGCCCatccaaagaaaagaaaagtcgGAAAAGAAACAACGGCAAAAGAGgggatgtgaaaaaaaaaaaaagataaaagaaggaACTTCCTACTCCATTATTGAACAGCACTGAAAAATCAAAGACCAACTGGAATCAAGATCTACCAAACAAACACAACCATCTTACCCCTGGCTTGCAATCTTTGCAAAGGGAGCCGAGATAATTGACGAGAtaggtggaagaagaagattcagGACCTTTGTGAGGAGGTACAACATGAAGCAGAGTCAAAGAATCACCCTTGTTAGTTACATGAGTAAGTGCCCACATCATTGCATGTTTGGAATGTGAAGTTCCATCAACCAACACCATCACCCTCTTCTTCCCCATCACCCCACTCTCCTCATTTCCCTGAATGTTAAACCCTTCCATTCGATTCACGCTTTCCCCACACTCTTTCTCAGAAACGAAGCCGAAGAACCGAGCATTGATCTCTAGAACACACGCGACACTTGATTTATGTAACCGCAAGTGTAGCACCGTACTATCATTTCCAGAAAAAGAGGGTG
Encoded here:
- the LOC114162775 gene encoding uncharacterized protein LOC114162775, with the protein product MEGFNIQGNEESGVMGKKRVMVLVDGTSHSKHAMMWALTHVTNKGDSLTLLHVVPPHKGPESSSSTYLVNYLGSLCKDCKPGVEVEALVIQGPKLATVMSQVKKLEVSVLVLGQKKSSSLLSCICGSSGSSYTEEFVKHCINKAECLTIGVRKRSQGTNGYFISTRWQKNFWLLA